In the genome of Myxococcus guangdongensis, one region contains:
- a CDS encoding ATP-grasp domain-containing protein, whose amino-acid sequence MLRKGEDLLQVEEALWVLTAPTGQGIYDFGFDAFFACRRPYQLPESLEVVARVGVWNDYAERYRELAAEGVRLVHSPEQHLLATELPHWYPKLEDLTPRSVWFDARPDAKTVEARLGWPVFVKGERQTSRHRKSLSIIEGPEQFTEAMAAYAKDPILHWQRVVCRELRPLRRVEEGAPDRIPSSFEFRTFWWRGELVGWGPYWWQGSSYTMNEAEQREALWLGREVARRLALPFLVVDVAQEVSGRWVVIECNDGQESGYAGVSPFALWRNILELERAR is encoded by the coding sequence ATGCTTCGGAAGGGCGAGGACTTGTTGCAGGTGGAGGAGGCGCTGTGGGTGCTGACGGCGCCCACGGGGCAGGGCATCTACGACTTCGGCTTCGACGCCTTCTTCGCGTGCCGGCGTCCGTACCAGTTGCCGGAGTCGCTCGAGGTCGTGGCGCGCGTGGGCGTGTGGAACGACTACGCGGAGCGCTACCGGGAGCTGGCCGCGGAGGGTGTGCGGCTGGTGCACTCACCGGAACAGCACTTGCTCGCCACGGAGCTGCCGCACTGGTACCCGAAGCTCGAGGACCTCACGCCGCGCAGCGTCTGGTTCGACGCGCGTCCGGACGCGAAAACGGTGGAGGCCCGGCTCGGCTGGCCCGTCTTCGTGAAGGGGGAGCGGCAGACGAGCCGCCATCGCAAGTCGCTCTCCATCATCGAGGGACCCGAGCAGTTCACCGAGGCGATGGCGGCCTACGCGAAGGACCCCATCCTGCACTGGCAGCGCGTGGTGTGTCGGGAGCTGCGGCCGCTGCGTCGGGTGGAGGAGGGCGCGCCCGACCGCATTCCCAGCTCGTTCGAGTTCCGCACCTTCTGGTGGCGCGGAGAGCTGGTGGGCTGGGGGCCCTACTGGTGGCAGGGCTCGTCGTACACGATGAACGAGGCCGAACAGCGCGAGGCGCTCTGGCTGGGCCGCGAGGTGGCGCGTCGGCTGGCGCTCCCGTTCCTCGTGGTGGACGTGGCCCAGGAGGTGTCCGGCCGTTGGGTCGTCATCGAATGCAACGACGGCCAGGAGAGTGGCTACGCGGGCGTCTCGCCCTTCGCGCTGTGGCGCAACATCCTGGAGTTGGAGCGGGCGCGCTGA
- a CDS encoding endo alpha-1,4 polygalactosaminidase — protein MRVAMKWLLAWTWLALVAACGDKATNDDFDTGQDAILPNAQTLPCTTLQFERGTLPSGQSVQGLNTQTLSGTQDRWAEYVEFAPNSSATCTHPLPTGVSADSVVAAEVGVNYRGPAKAQMRWVIEAWDSTTNSWVLVGDNAFAQSWRWTATSLALPTPARFLSGGSVKLRYRTDSSVDSSLLDLLVVRVQVATSDAGTPTDAGTPNDAGTPTDAGTPTDAGTPTDAGTQVSWSNVKSFTYQLTNYPQGKLDTIAASKFDLAIVELVRDGSSGYFTAAEISALKARGKQVLAYFEIGAIEEYRPEWSQVPADLKLGPVSGWPDEQYVKYWDERWWPIVQGRIDRALAAGFNGCYLDMVVTYEEIPANAAGTNRADLARKMVALIARINTYAKARNPDFKVVPQNSPELVDDPAYLPAIDGLGMEDMYWSDDVACNEGWCEENRANAARVRAAGKLVLSTDYATQSAHVADAYTRSRAAGFVPYVTVRALDRVTVNAGWDPQ, from the coding sequence ATGCGAGTCGCGATGAAGTGGTTGTTGGCGTGGACCTGGCTGGCGCTGGTGGCCGCGTGCGGCGACAAGGCCACGAACGATGATTTCGACACCGGACAGGACGCCATCCTGCCCAACGCGCAGACCCTGCCCTGCACCACGCTCCAGTTCGAGCGAGGCACCCTCCCCTCGGGCCAGAGCGTCCAGGGGCTCAACACCCAGACGTTGTCCGGAACACAGGACCGCTGGGCCGAGTACGTGGAGTTCGCCCCGAACAGCTCCGCCACGTGCACCCATCCGCTCCCCACGGGCGTGAGCGCGGACAGCGTCGTCGCGGCCGAGGTGGGCGTGAACTACCGGGGCCCCGCGAAGGCGCAGATGCGCTGGGTCATCGAGGCGTGGGACTCCACGACGAACAGCTGGGTGCTGGTGGGTGACAACGCCTTCGCGCAGTCCTGGCGATGGACGGCCACGTCATTGGCCCTGCCCACGCCCGCGCGCTTCCTGTCCGGCGGCTCGGTGAAGCTGCGCTACCGCACGGACTCCTCCGTGGATTCTTCACTGCTGGACCTGCTCGTCGTGCGCGTGCAGGTGGCGACGAGCGACGCGGGCACTCCGACGGACGCGGGCACGCCCAACGACGCGGGCACTCCGACGGACGCCGGGACGCCCACGGACGCGGGGACTCCGACGGACGCGGGCACGCAGGTGTCCTGGTCGAACGTGAAGAGCTTCACGTACCAGCTCACCAACTATCCGCAGGGCAAGCTCGACACGATTGCCGCGTCGAAGTTCGACCTCGCCATCGTCGAGCTCGTGCGCGACGGCTCCAGCGGCTACTTCACCGCGGCGGAGATTTCGGCGCTCAAGGCCCGGGGCAAGCAGGTGCTCGCCTACTTCGAGATTGGCGCCATCGAGGAGTACCGCCCCGAGTGGAGCCAGGTGCCCGCGGACCTGAAGCTCGGCCCCGTGTCCGGCTGGCCCGACGAGCAGTACGTGAAGTACTGGGACGAGCGCTGGTGGCCCATCGTCCAGGGCCGCATCGACCGCGCGCTCGCGGCGGGCTTCAACGGCTGCTACCTGGACATGGTCGTCACGTACGAGGAGATTCCCGCCAACGCCGCCGGCACCAACCGCGCCGACCTCGCGCGGAAGATGGTGGCCCTCATCGCGCGCATCAACACGTACGCGAAGGCGCGCAACCCGGACTTCAAGGTGGTGCCGCAGAACTCGCCGGAGCTCGTCGATGACCCGGCCTACCTGCCCGCCATCGACGGGCTGGGCATGGAGGACATGTACTGGTCCGACGACGTGGCCTGCAACGAAGGCTGGTGCGAGGAGAACCGCGCCAACGCCGCTCGCGTGCGCGCCGCGGGCAAGCTGGTGCTGTCCACCGACTACGCCACGCAGTCCGCGCACGTCGCGGATGCGTACACCCGCTCGCGCGCCGCGGGCTTCGTGCCCTACGTCACGGTGCGCGCGCTGGACCGCGTGACGGTGAACGCGGGATGGGACCCCCAGTAG
- a CDS encoding helix-turn-helix transcriptional regulator yields MPEPRLTNEIRTLRFLAGEMTQAALGEKVGLTRQTIAAIEAGKYSPSLETAFRIAEVFGKPLEAVFRWER; encoded by the coding sequence GTGCCTGAGCCCCGGCTGACCAACGAAATCCGCACGCTGCGCTTCCTCGCGGGCGAGATGACGCAGGCCGCGCTGGGCGAGAAGGTGGGCCTCACACGCCAGACGATTGCCGCGATTGAAGCGGGCAAGTACTCGCCCAGCCTGGAGACGGCGTTCCGCATCGCGGAGGTCTTCGGCAAGCCGCTCGAGGCGGTGTTCCGCTGGGAGCGATGA
- a CDS encoding DMT family transporter: MGSAPAGPLNSSTPSLRGVYAALLIQVLISAGTYLAAKRAMAELPPLTVVFWRFMLSGLVFVALLLLVPGPKLPPRHAWGRILFLGLMAGPVNQLFFFTGLSRSTAAHGALLYSLMPLGVYVLSLARGQERASTRTLAGITVAFVGVVVLLLGRGLAEARGSLTGDLLILCAVMAWVVYTTEGKPFVAIHGPLRATAWCMTMATVMMLPFAPFVANPEALVATSTVAKGCIVYLGLLTSVVAYVLWYYALSKVSASKVAIFSNLQPAATALAAWALLDESLHWEIAVGGVLVLAGVRLTQTAVTRPPPLAPAADRPAT, translated from the coding sequence ATGGGCTCTGCGCCAGCTGGTCCCCTGAACTCCTCCACGCCTTCGTTGCGCGGCGTCTACGCCGCCCTCCTCATCCAGGTCCTCATCAGCGCGGGGACGTACCTCGCCGCGAAGCGGGCCATGGCGGAGCTGCCGCCGCTCACGGTGGTGTTCTGGCGCTTCATGCTCAGCGGGCTCGTGTTCGTCGCGCTGCTGTTGCTCGTGCCCGGCCCCAAGCTGCCTCCGCGTCACGCCTGGGGCCGCATCCTGTTCCTGGGGCTCATGGCGGGCCCGGTGAACCAGCTGTTCTTCTTCACCGGGCTGTCGCGCTCCACCGCCGCGCACGGCGCGCTCTTGTATTCGCTCATGCCACTGGGCGTGTACGTGCTGAGCCTCGCGCGAGGGCAGGAGCGGGCCTCGACGCGGACGCTCGCGGGCATCACCGTGGCGTTCGTGGGCGTGGTGGTGCTGCTGTTGGGGCGCGGCCTGGCGGAGGCGCGCGGCTCGCTCACGGGCGACCTGCTCATCCTCTGCGCGGTGATGGCGTGGGTGGTCTACACGACGGAGGGCAAGCCCTTCGTCGCCATCCACGGGCCCCTGCGGGCCACGGCGTGGTGCATGACGATGGCCACGGTGATGATGCTGCCGTTCGCGCCGTTCGTCGCGAACCCGGAGGCGCTCGTGGCCACGAGCACGGTGGCCAAGGGCTGCATCGTCTACCTGGGCCTGCTGACGTCGGTGGTCGCGTACGTGCTCTGGTACTACGCGCTGTCGAAGGTGTCGGCGTCGAAGGTGGCCATCTTCTCCAACCTCCAGCCCGCCGCCACGGCGCTGGCCGCGTGGGCCCTGCTGGACGAGTCCCTGCACTGGGAGATTGCCGTGGGCGGCGTGCTGGTGCTCGCGGGCGTGCGGCTCACGCAGACCGCCGTCACCCGACCGCCACCGCTCGCGCCCGCGGCGGACCGTCCGGCGACCTGA
- the queG gene encoding tRNA epoxyqueuosine(34) reductase QueG yields the protein MLPTAPLRDLARSVGFDLVGFARAEPIEPRFLLSWLEAGYAADMDWMSERAEERLDVDRLLPGAKTVISFVNNYYRDEEPSKGSPIARYARGRDYHSTLRDRMKAFRKAIIQRAPGLGTYGSVDSGPLMEKVWAARAGLGYVGKNGCFITEPFGSWVLLATLVIDAEVDEYADGPAADRCGACRRCLVSCPTGALVGNSQVNAGACLSYQTIENREREVPEPFRFKFNNLIFGCDICQQVCPLNRKPVFAEHPRFAPRAVAELGTLELAGLTTAQYEQLIPGTALARARYDVLRRNAVYALGVARQADARHLLEKLSDDSSELVRSAAQWALRQLVP from the coding sequence TTGCTCCCCACCGCTCCGCTTCGTGACCTCGCCCGCTCGGTGGGCTTCGACCTGGTGGGCTTCGCCCGCGCGGAGCCCATCGAGCCTCGCTTCCTCCTGAGCTGGCTGGAGGCGGGCTATGCGGCGGACATGGACTGGATGAGCGAGCGGGCGGAGGAGCGCCTGGACGTCGACCGGCTCCTGCCGGGCGCGAAGACGGTCATCTCCTTCGTCAACAACTACTACCGCGACGAGGAGCCGTCGAAGGGCTCGCCCATCGCCCGGTACGCGCGGGGGCGCGACTACCACTCCACGCTGCGCGACCGGATGAAGGCGTTCCGCAAGGCCATCATCCAGAGGGCGCCGGGGCTGGGGACGTACGGGAGCGTGGACAGCGGCCCGCTGATGGAGAAGGTGTGGGCCGCGCGCGCGGGCCTGGGCTACGTGGGCAAGAACGGGTGTTTCATCACCGAGCCCTTCGGCTCGTGGGTGCTGCTCGCCACGCTCGTCATCGACGCGGAGGTGGACGAATACGCGGACGGCCCCGCGGCGGACCGGTGCGGCGCGTGTCGGCGGTGTCTGGTGTCGTGTCCCACGGGCGCGCTGGTGGGCAACAGCCAGGTGAACGCGGGGGCGTGTCTGTCCTACCAGACCATCGAGAACCGCGAGCGCGAGGTGCCCGAGCCATTTCGTTTCAAGTTCAACAACCTCATCTTCGGGTGCGACATCTGTCAGCAGGTGTGTCCGTTGAACCGCAAGCCTGTGTTCGCGGAGCACCCGCGCTTCGCGCCGCGCGCGGTGGCGGAGCTGGGCACGCTGGAGCTGGCGGGGCTGACGACGGCGCAGTACGAGCAGCTCATCCCGGGGACGGCGCTGGCGCGCGCACGCTACGACGTGCTGCGCCGCAACGCCGTGTACGCGCTGGGGGTGGCCAGACAGGCGGACGCGCGGCACCTGCTCGAAAAGCTCAGCGACGATTCGAGCGAATTGGTACGTAGCGCGGCTCAATGGGCTCTGCGCCAGCTGGTCCCCTGA
- a CDS encoding cob(I)yrinic acid a,c-diamide adenosyltransferase → MKIYTKRGDAGDTGLFGGGRVPKDDVRVDAYGEVDELNATLGLVRGFSPPPELDAMLHRLQDQLFTVGAVMATPIDAKAASHLPPLKESWVTDMENAMDRFDSELPKMTHFILPGGTQAAAALHLARTVCRRAERRAVPLLREGTIPKDVGVFLNRLSDLLFVMARVANHRADVQDVKWIPEKPSES, encoded by the coding sequence ATGAAAATCTACACGAAGCGCGGAGACGCCGGAGATACCGGTCTATTCGGGGGCGGCCGTGTCCCGAAGGATGACGTGCGCGTGGATGCCTACGGCGAGGTGGACGAGCTGAACGCGACGCTGGGTCTGGTGCGCGGCTTCTCCCCGCCGCCGGAGCTGGACGCGATGCTCCACCGGCTGCAGGACCAGCTCTTCACCGTGGGCGCGGTGATGGCGACGCCCATCGACGCGAAGGCCGCCTCGCACCTGCCTCCGCTGAAGGAGAGCTGGGTGACGGACATGGAGAACGCCATGGACCGGTTCGACAGCGAGCTGCCGAAGATGACGCACTTCATCCTGCCCGGAGGCACGCAGGCCGCGGCCGCGCTGCACCTGGCTCGCACGGTGTGCCGCCGCGCGGAGCGCCGCGCCGTCCCGCTGCTGCGCGAGGGGACGATTCCCAAGGACGTGGGGGTCTTCCTCAACCGGCTCTCCGACCTGCTCTTCGTCATGGCGCGCGTGGCGAACCACCGCGCGGATGTGCAGGACGTGAAGTGGATTCCGGAGAAGCCGTCCGAGTCCTAG
- a CDS encoding thymidylate synthase translates to MQPYLNLLDQVLKHGTKKGDRTGTGTLSVFGPQLRFDLTQGFPLVTTKKLHVKSILHELLWILAGDTNVRTLQAQGVTIWDEWADAEGKLGPVYGHQWRSWSAPDGGHLDQMKALVDGLEKNPDSRRHIVSAWNVADLPGMKLPPCHVLFQFYVADGKLSCQLYQRSADLFLGLPFNIASYSALTMMVAQATGLVAHEFIHTIGDAHLYLNHVEQAREQLARAPRALPRLKLNPEVKDLFAFRYEDFTLEGYEPHPAIKAPVAV, encoded by the coding sequence ATGCAGCCCTACCTGAACCTGCTGGACCAAGTCCTGAAGCACGGGACGAAGAAGGGCGACCGCACCGGCACCGGCACGCTGAGTGTCTTCGGCCCCCAGCTGCGGTTCGATTTGACGCAGGGCTTTCCGCTCGTCACCACGAAGAAGCTGCACGTGAAGTCCATCCTCCACGAGCTGCTGTGGATTCTCGCGGGTGACACCAACGTGCGCACGCTGCAGGCACAAGGCGTCACCATCTGGGATGAGTGGGCCGACGCCGAGGGGAAGCTCGGCCCCGTGTATGGACACCAGTGGCGCTCCTGGAGCGCGCCGGACGGTGGACACCTCGACCAGATGAAGGCGCTGGTCGACGGGCTGGAGAAGAACCCGGACTCGCGCCGGCACATCGTCAGCGCGTGGAACGTGGCGGACCTGCCGGGCATGAAGCTGCCGCCGTGCCACGTGCTCTTCCAGTTCTACGTGGCCGACGGGAAGCTGTCCTGCCAGCTGTACCAGCGCAGCGCGGACCTGTTCCTCGGGCTGCCCTTCAACATCGCGTCGTACTCGGCGCTGACGATGATGGTGGCGCAGGCGACGGGCCTCGTCGCACACGAGTTCATCCACACGATTGGCGACGCGCACCTGTACCTCAACCATGTGGAGCAGGCCCGCGAGCAGCTCGCGCGCGCGCCGCGTGCGCTGCCACGCCTGAAGCTCAACCCCGAGGTGAAGGACCTCTTCGCGTTCCGGTACGAGGACTTCACACTCGAGGGCTACGAGCCCCACCCCGCCATCAAGGCGCCCGTGGCCGTATGA
- a CDS encoding dihydrofolate reductase yields MRLSAIVALASNRVIGADNQLPWRLPADLARFKRLTLGHTLVMGRKTYESIGRPLPGRTFIVVTRQKDFAPPAVTVAHSVEEALQQAEARGDDEVFIAGGADLYAQTMDRIQRLYLTRIARDYPGDTRFPEVDLSGWRLIEEEQHPESAPPYAFLTYER; encoded by the coding sequence ATGAGGCTGTCGGCCATCGTCGCGCTGGCGTCGAACCGGGTCATCGGCGCGGACAATCAGCTCCCGTGGCGACTGCCCGCGGACCTGGCGCGCTTCAAGCGGCTCACCCTGGGCCACACGCTCGTCATGGGCCGCAAGACGTACGAGTCCATCGGCCGGCCGCTGCCTGGGCGCACGTTCATCGTCGTCACGCGGCAGAAGGACTTCGCGCCGCCGGCAGTCACGGTGGCTCACTCGGTGGAGGAGGCGCTCCAACAGGCCGAGGCCCGAGGCGACGACGAGGTCTTCATCGCCGGGGGCGCGGACCTCTACGCGCAGACGATGGACCGCATCCAGCGGCTCTACCTCACACGAATCGCGCGGGACTATCCGGGCGACACGCGCTTCCCCGAGGTGGACCTGTCCGGCTGGCGGCTCATCGAGGAGGAACAGCATCCGGAGTCAGCACCTCCGTACGCGTTCCTCACCTACGAGCGCTGA
- a CDS encoding cytochrome c/FTR1 family iron permease, which yields MNHAVRVVLVLLFMVSGSALAAENGADERTWHRLVGILQYLEADYPAAIESQSAFELEEQKSFAAEAVSAAQELGAQASIFVPRVKAIQARVDQSKDPEGVSRDCGALVQDLVLVGGLARSPRHPPDLKRGAELFQTNCAACHAADGSANLPIAATMEPAPANFQDAELMGGLTPYKAFNTTSFGVPGTAMPAFPTLTEDERWSLAFFAFTLRQPPCEGTPPRASLERLANTTDDELVKDFGADKLACLRRELPQVDEERSLMAARDGVQEAMRQGASGNASAAKAALLDAYLNGLEPVEPKLTSRDSALVLKLEQGFLKARLAAENGSPRLQDEGRELIALLDQARRDSGSAADLVSTLWLTVFILLREGFEAAIIVAALLAALKKMKATEHVRVVHAGWMSALVVGAVAYALGRHLLAGAEREWMEGVAALVAVGMLLYAALWLNARSNMSQFMGELREKMKGALGRGSLLGLFLIAFTAVLRESFETAIFLQGLALDSPAGVAWGTLVGAVALVVLVLFINRLGFRLPMKTLFNVSTVVLVVTAVMLLGKGLHSLQEVGALPLYPVSFITIDLLGIYPDLLSLVPQVLLAAAPLALVLLRRRARSERVTEVSAS from the coding sequence ATGAATCATGCGGTCCGCGTCGTCCTCGTCCTGCTCTTCATGGTGTCCGGGTCGGCCCTCGCCGCCGAGAACGGCGCGGATGAGCGGACCTGGCATCGGCTGGTGGGAATCCTCCAGTACCTGGAGGCGGACTACCCGGCCGCCATCGAGTCGCAGTCCGCGTTCGAGCTGGAGGAGCAGAAGAGCTTCGCGGCGGAGGCAGTGTCCGCGGCCCAGGAACTGGGCGCGCAGGCCTCCATCTTCGTCCCCCGCGTGAAGGCCATCCAAGCCCGCGTGGACCAGTCGAAGGACCCCGAGGGCGTCAGCCGCGACTGCGGAGCGCTGGTGCAGGACCTGGTGCTCGTGGGTGGGCTCGCGCGCAGCCCCCGTCACCCGCCGGACCTCAAGCGCGGCGCCGAGCTCTTCCAGACGAACTGCGCGGCCTGCCACGCCGCGGACGGCAGCGCCAACCTGCCCATCGCCGCGACGATGGAGCCCGCGCCCGCCAACTTCCAGGACGCGGAGCTGATGGGCGGACTCACGCCCTACAAGGCGTTCAACACCACCAGCTTCGGCGTGCCGGGCACCGCGATGCCCGCCTTCCCCACGCTGACGGAGGACGAGCGCTGGTCGCTCGCGTTCTTCGCCTTCACCCTGCGCCAGCCGCCGTGCGAGGGGACACCTCCGCGCGCGTCGCTGGAGCGCCTGGCGAACACCACCGACGACGAGCTGGTGAAGGACTTCGGCGCCGACAAGCTCGCGTGCCTGCGCCGCGAGCTGCCCCAGGTGGACGAGGAGCGCTCGCTGATGGCCGCGCGCGACGGCGTGCAGGAGGCCATGCGACAGGGCGCCTCGGGCAACGCGTCCGCCGCGAAGGCCGCGCTCCTGGATGCGTACCTCAACGGACTGGAGCCCGTGGAGCCCAAGCTGACCTCGCGCGACTCCGCGCTGGTGCTCAAGCTGGAGCAGGGCTTCCTGAAGGCGCGCCTGGCGGCGGAGAACGGCAGCCCGCGATTGCAGGACGAGGGCCGTGAGCTGATCGCCCTGCTCGACCAGGCGCGCCGGGACAGCGGCAGCGCGGCGGACCTGGTGTCCACGCTGTGGCTCACCGTGTTCATCCTGCTGCGCGAGGGCTTCGAGGCGGCCATCATCGTCGCCGCGCTCCTGGCGGCCCTGAAGAAGATGAAGGCCACCGAGCACGTGCGCGTGGTGCACGCCGGGTGGATGTCCGCGCTGGTGGTGGGCGCCGTCGCCTACGCGCTGGGCCGCCACCTGCTGGCCGGCGCCGAGCGCGAGTGGATGGAGGGCGTGGCCGCGCTCGTGGCCGTGGGCATGCTGCTGTACGCGGCGCTGTGGCTCAACGCGCGCTCCAACATGAGCCAGTTCATGGGGGAGCTGCGCGAGAAGATGAAGGGCGCGCTGGGGCGAGGCAGCCTGCTCGGCCTGTTCCTCATCGCCTTCACCGCCGTGCTGCGCGAGAGCTTCGAGACCGCCATCTTCCTGCAGGGCCTGGCGCTGGACTCGCCCGCGGGTGTGGCCTGGGGCACGCTGGTGGGCGCGGTGGCCCTGGTCGTCCTGGTGCTGTTCATCAACCGGCTCGGCTTCCGGCTGCCCATGAAGACGCTCTTCAACGTCTCCACGGTGGTGCTCGTCGTCACCGCGGTGATGCTGTTGGGCAAGGGCCTGCACTCGCTGCAGGAGGTGGGCGCGCTGCCGCTCTATCCGGTGAGCTTCATCACCATCGACCTGTTGGGCATCTATCCGGACCTGCTCTCGCTCGTGCCCCAGGTGCTGCTGGCCGCCGCGCCGCTGGCCCTGGTGCTGCTGCGTCGCCGGGCCCGTTCCGAGCGCGTCACCGAGGTGTCCGCCAGTTGA
- a CDS encoding GlsB/YeaQ/YmgE family stress response membrane protein yields the protein MGLLLLSTGPAWGQHVSEDEPAKRPAPELTPPPLVPVSPGDKVDSDEDADEGSRGQTQGTPTDDDSGTQVAEDARPSRKVAVEDPVPRIAVEFVGGTAGGIAGGAVGLVVGYLLGAPTVGCDECNVVSLVGGLTGVVIGVPAGTWAGGRLMGGKGTILATVGGSLVGWGGALLGSLVLGADDDKAISALLLFLPVVGATTGYELSHQSQSAVKPVAPTRADTGVRLLPVAGMTEHGPRFGLIGRF from the coding sequence GTGGGTCTGCTCCTTCTGAGCACGGGCCCCGCCTGGGGTCAGCACGTCTCGGAGGACGAGCCCGCGAAGCGCCCCGCGCCCGAGCTGACGCCCCCGCCGCTCGTCCCCGTGTCCCCGGGTGACAAGGTGGACTCGGACGAGGACGCCGACGAGGGCTCGCGTGGGCAGACGCAGGGCACGCCCACGGACGACGACTCGGGGACGCAGGTGGCGGAGGACGCCCGGCCCAGCCGCAAGGTGGCCGTGGAGGACCCGGTGCCGCGCATCGCGGTGGAGTTCGTGGGAGGCACCGCGGGAGGCATCGCGGGCGGCGCGGTGGGGCTCGTGGTGGGCTACCTGCTGGGCGCGCCCACGGTGGGCTGTGACGAGTGCAACGTCGTCTCGCTGGTGGGGGGCCTCACCGGCGTCGTCATCGGCGTACCCGCGGGGACGTGGGCGGGCGGGCGGCTGATGGGCGGCAAGGGCACCATCCTCGCCACCGTCGGAGGAAGTCTCGTGGGCTGGGGCGGCGCGCTGCTGGGCTCGCTCGTGCTCGGGGCCGACGACGACAAGGCCATCTCCGCGCTGCTGCTCTTCCTGCCCGTCGTCGGAGCCACCACCGGCTACGAGCTGTCGCATCAGTCGCAATCGGCCGTGAAGCCCGTGGCGCCCACGCGCGCGGACACCGGCGTGCGGCTGCTGCCCGTGGCGGGGATGACCGAGCACGGGCCCCGCTTCGGTCTCATCGGGCGTTTCTAG
- a CDS encoding MBL fold metallo-hydrolase: protein MSERLPGLGLGLDLQHVPSEPRGSAVALLYRRVGAGVEVYWVKRGKALAFAGGFYAFPGGKLDAADAQVPVRGATGEEAALRSAAARELFEEAGVLVAEGAEALSRETLDALRKALLAGKLGWGELLRAEGLALRSDDFRGAGRWITPPSVPVRFDTHFYLVELPPKARAELWPGELSEGAWIAPEAALARWNDGTALLHPPAVHALQVLGSFKDEADARARLMTPPYCPGYISQRIEFQKGVRVVALETATLPPATHTNAYVLGNGELLLVDPGSGDVKQYAKLLSVVSSLKAEGCKPVAVVLTHHHGDHVGGARAVKERLGIPLWCHAKTAEWLDFPVERLLEDGEVLELAGEVPQRWRVLHTPGHARGHLCLVDERSRSAVVGDMVAGVGSIVIDPPEGNMRDYLAQLARLRDWPVTTMYPAHGQPLPDGPAKLQEYLNHRAQREALIFDAVPVEGVSLAEVVERAYADTPPVMHPVAERSALATLEKLVAEGRVREESARYFRQGS, encoded by the coding sequence ATGAGCGAGCGACTTCCCGGTCTGGGCCTCGGCCTGGACCTGCAGCATGTCCCCAGTGAGCCGCGGGGCTCCGCCGTGGCGCTGTTGTACCGACGCGTGGGCGCGGGCGTGGAGGTGTACTGGGTGAAGCGCGGCAAGGCGCTGGCCTTCGCTGGCGGCTTCTATGCGTTCCCCGGTGGGAAGCTGGACGCGGCGGACGCGCAGGTGCCGGTGCGGGGTGCCACGGGCGAGGAGGCCGCGCTGCGCTCGGCGGCGGCGCGAGAGCTGTTCGAGGAGGCGGGCGTGCTGGTGGCCGAGGGCGCCGAGGCGCTCTCGCGGGAGACGCTGGACGCCCTGCGCAAGGCGTTGCTCGCGGGGAAGCTCGGGTGGGGTGAGTTGCTGCGCGCCGAGGGGCTGGCGCTGCGCTCGGATGACTTCCGGGGCGCGGGGCGGTGGATTACGCCGCCGTCGGTGCCGGTGCGCTTCGACACGCACTTCTACCTGGTGGAGCTGCCGCCCAAGGCGCGCGCGGAGCTGTGGCCGGGAGAGCTGTCGGAGGGGGCGTGGATCGCGCCGGAGGCGGCGCTGGCGCGGTGGAACGACGGCACGGCGCTGCTGCATCCTCCCGCGGTGCACGCGCTCCAGGTGCTGGGCTCGTTCAAGGACGAGGCGGACGCTCGGGCGCGGCTGATGACGCCGCCGTACTGCCCTGGCTACATCTCGCAGCGCATCGAGTTCCAGAAGGGCGTGCGCGTGGTGGCGCTGGAGACGGCCACGCTGCCGCCGGCGACGCACACCAACGCGTATGTGCTGGGCAACGGCGAGCTGCTGCTGGTGGACCCGGGCTCCGGGGACGTGAAGCAGTACGCGAAGCTCTTGTCGGTCGTGTCGAGCCTGAAGGCGGAAGGGTGCAAGCCGGTGGCGGTGGTGCTGACGCATCACCACGGCGACCACGTGGGCGGGGCGCGCGCGGTGAAGGAGCGGCTGGGGATTCCGCTCTGGTGCCATGCGAAGACGGCGGAGTGGCTCGACTTCCCCGTCGAGCGGCTGCTGGAGGATGGCGAGGTGTTGGAGCTGGCTGGGGAGGTGCCGCAGCGTTGGCGCGTGTTGCACACGCCCGGGCATGCGCGGGGACACCTGTGTCTGGTGGATGAGCGCAGTCGCTCGGCGGTGGTGGGCGACATGGTGGCTGGCGTGGGCTCCATCGTCATCGACCCGCCCGAGGGCAACATGCGTGACTACCTGGCGCAGCTCGCCCGACTGCGCGACTGGCCTGTCACGACGATGTACCCGGCGCATGGTCAGCCGCTGCCGGATGGTCCCGCGAAGCTCCAGGAGTATTTGAATCACCGCGCCCAGCGCGAGGCGCTCATCTTCGACGCCGTGCCCGTGGAGGGCGTCTCGCTGGCCGAGGTGGTGGAGCGCGCGTACGCGGACACGCCGCCAGTGATGCACCCGGTGGCGGAGCGCAGCGCGCTGGCCACGCTGGAGAAGCTGGTGGCCGAGGGCCGCGTGCGCGAGGAGTCGGCTCGCTACTTCCGGCAGGGGAGCTAG